The following nucleotide sequence is from Halomonas chromatireducens.
GTTCGGCCAGTTGGCAGAACATCGCCTCGGCAGCGCTGGGCATCGCCTGGGCATGGTGCGGTGACGCCCCCAGGGGCATCAGCTCACTGAACAGCACCATCTGGACCTGGGGAAAGCGACTCATCAACACGTCGACACGGTGTCGCATCGCTTCGGTATTGTCGCCGTGGTGCAGCGCATGCATCTGCACACCGGCAATGGTGAAATAGGACATTGTCGTTCGTCTCCGTAGGCGATCTCGGTACATCCGGGGCGCTGTCTTGTGCGGTCAACGTCATCAAGGAAGCGTCAGCGGGATCGCCCGGCACAGGTGAGCAAAGGCTCGCCTCAAGCTTAAGCCAAATCCATCAACATGTAATCAACGATGCTTTCTCAAGTGTCGCCGTAGCCCAGCCGATGATTCAGGCCAGGCCGTCGGGAAGCGTGTGAGCGCGCTTCTGCTTGACGCTCTTGGTGACGATGTAGGTGAAGTAGCGCTCGATGCCGGTCTCTGAGGTCAACCAGGCATCGATCAGGCGCTGATAGGCATCGACGGAGTCGGCTTCCACCTTCATCAGGTAGTCCACCCCGCCTCCCACCGCCACGCATTCGGTCACCTCCGGTGTGGCGTGGACCAGTGCCTCGAAGCGGGCGAAGCTTGCCGCGTTGTGTTGCTTCAGCTCGATCTGAACCCAGACCGGCGTGCGGCGCACCAGGGCCTCGGGGGTGATACGCGCACTGTAGCCTTCGATGATGCCGGCCTTCTCCAGGCGACGCACACGCTCCCAGCAGGGACTGACCGAGAGGTTGATCGCCTCGGCCAGCTTCGACTTGGTAATGCGCCCGTCCCGGGAGAGGATCTCGAGGATCTTCAGATCATAGCGATCGAGCTTCATCACCCCAGCGACTCCACGACTTCGGCAATCACGGCAATGGTATCGCCCATGTTGACCTGGGCAGGAAAGCGTCGGGCCGCGAGCACGCCGCTGCGGCCGGCACGATACTCTACCGGTGGCGTGCCGCTGCGGGCCGGATCGTAGACCCGGGCGATCACATCGCCCTTCCGGACCACGTCGCCCAGCGTCAGGGTCAGCTCGAGCAGCCCCGAGTGCTCGCTCTGCACATAGCAGCTGGCATCGGGCATATCGAGATAGATCTGCGGCTCGGCGGGCATTTCCACCTCGCCCTCGATCAGCCCGAAATGAATCAGGAAGTTGCGGATGCCGCGCTCGGTGATGGCCAGGCTCTCCGGCGTCGAGGTGCCGCCGCCGCCCAGCTCGGTGGCCACGAATATCTTGCCCTGCTCCTCTACCACGGTGTCGAACAGCGAGGCGGCATCGAGCTCGAACATCATCATGGCGTAGGGCGCGCCGAAGGCCTTGGCACCCTCTAGGGCCTGGCGCTGCTGGTCGGGATTCTCCAGCACATGGGAAGCCCCGAAGGGGAT
It contains:
- a CDS encoding Lrp/AsnC family transcriptional regulator, whose translation is MKLDRYDLKILEILSRDGRITKSKLAEAINLSVSPCWERVRRLEKAGIIEGYSARITPEALVRRTPVWVQIELKQHNAASFARFEALVHATPEVTECVAVGGGVDYLMKVEADSVDAYQRLIDAWLTSETGIERYFTYIVTKSVKQKRAHTLPDGLA
- the doeB gene encoding N(2)-acetyl-L-2,4-diaminobutanoate deacetylase DoeB, whose product is MTKRPSPISATVDFDADGVQHGFLKLPISVDESAWGAVMIPGTVVRNGEGPTALLTGGNHGDEYEGITSLLKLSNTLRDEDVSGRVIIVPCMNTPAVMAGKRTSGLDGGNLNRSFPGDPNGSVTEKIADYFARVMVPMCDVVLDLHSGGRTLDIIPFGASHVLENPDQQRQALEGAKAFGAPYAMMMFELDAASLFDTVVEEQGKIFVATELGGGGTSTPESLAITERGIRNFLIHFGLIEGEVEMPAEPQIYLDMPDASCYVQSEHSGLLELTLTLGDVVRKGDVIARVYDPARSGTPPVEYRAGRSGVLAARRFPAQVNMGDTIAVIAEVVESLG